CCACGCTGGTGTCGGCCTCGGTCTGGTCGTAGCCGAGGAACTCGACCCGGCCCGCGGTCTCCAGCAGCTGCCCGAAGACGGAGATGTCGGCGTTGCCGGTCTTCTTCGCCTTGGCGTCGGCCTTGGCCCGCTGCCGCTGCTCCTTCATGAGACGGCGGAAGCCCTCCTCGTCCACCTGGAGCCCGTGCTCGGCCGCCATCTCCAGCGTCAGGTCGATCGGGAAGCCGTAGGTGTCGTGCAGCTGGAACGCCTGGTCGCCGGAGATCGTGCTGCCGGACTTGCGCTTGGTCTCCTCGACCGCCACGTCGAAGATCGCCGTGCCGGTGCGCAGGGTGCCGAGGAAGCTCGCCTCCTCGGCGTCGATGACCGAGTGGATCTGCGGCGCGTCGGTCTTCAGCTCGGGGTACTGCTCGCCCATCACGTTGATCGCGACGTCGGTCAGCTCGTGCATGTACCGCTCGTCGCCCGAGCCGAGCAGCCGCAGGTTGCGGATCGAGCGGCGCAGGATGCGACGCAGCACGTAGCCGCGGCCCTCGTTGCTCGGCAGCACGCCGTCGGCGACCAGCATGGTGCCGGTGCGCACGTGGTCGGCGATCACGCGCAGGCTTACGTCGGAGCGGTGGTCGCGGCCGTAGCGGGTCTTGGTGAGGTCGGCCGCCCTGTCGAGGATCTTGTAGGTGGTGTCGATCTCGTAGATGTTGTCGACGCCCTGCAGGATCGCCGCCATGCGCTCCAGGCCCATGCCGGTGTCGATGTTGCGGCTCGGCAGCTCGCCCGCGACGTCGAAGTCGACCTTGGAGCGCACCGCGCTGAGCTGGTACTGCATGAAGACGAGGTTCCACACCTCGAGGTAGCGGTCCTCGTCGGCGACGGGACCGCCCTCCTTGCCGTACTCGGGGCCGCGGTCGTAGTAGATCTCCGAGCAGGGGCCGCCGGGGCCGGGCACGCCCATGTGCCAGTAGTTGTCCTCCAGGCCGCGGCGCTGGATGCGGCTCTCCGGCAGGCCGACCTTGTCACGCCAGATCTCGAACGCCTCGTCGTCCTCGAGGTAGACCGTCGCCCACAGCTTGTCCTCGGGGAAGCCGAAGCCGCCGTCGGACTCGGACTTGGTCAGCAGGTCCCACGCGAACGGGATCACTTCGGCCTTGAAGTAGTCGCCGATCGAGAAGTTGCCCAGCATCTGGAAGAACGTCGCGTGCCGGGTGGTCTTGCCGACCTCGTCGATGTCGGGGGTGCGCACGCACTTCTGCGCGGTGGCCAGCCGTGGCGCCGGAGGCTTTCGCTGCCCCAGGAAGTACGGCTTGAACGGTGCCATACCCGCGTTGACCAGGAGAAGCGTCGGGTCCTCAGCGATCAGGCTGGCCGAGGGCACTACCTTGTGCCCACGCTCCTCGAAGAAGCGCAGGAAGCGGCGCGCGATCTCTGCCGACTCCATTGTGGCCATCCTTTGCTGTAGTCAGTTGTTTTCTAGCGTTGACGATCGCCGTGCTCGGCGACGCCGCCACGGCGGGCGCCCTTGCCAGGGGGCTCGTCAGCGGCTGCTGTCCTCAGCGTTGTCGAGCCCGAAGCGTGCTCGCAACTCCGTTTCGCGCGCCGCGGCCTCGCCGAGCGCGTCGGAAGTAAAGTCTCTCACCCTCCGGAGCATCCCCGCCGCGCCGTCGGCCGTGCGGCGGGCGACGTGGTCGGGGTGCAGCGCCTGCAGCCTGCGCATCACCCAGAGGGCCAGGAACGCGCCGAGCAACAGGTAGAACAGCCTTCTTATCATCGCACCCGCCCCTGCTCGCGCCGTCTCACGCGGGCCCTGGGCCGGCTGACGCGGCGGGCCTCGATGGCCCGGCGCACGCCGTAGCCGAGCGCGGACACCTTGACCAGCGGCCCGGTGAAGATCGTCTGCGTGACGGCGCTCAGCTTGGCCGCGTGCCCGCTGACCTGCTTGACGTCCTTGGCGATGGCTTCCACGGCGACCAGCTGCCTGTTGGTCTCGTTGACCGTGACGCTCAGGTCGTCGAGCAGCGGCGCGAGGCGGTTGTTCAGGTCGGAGACCGCCTTGCTGGTCTCGGTGAGCAGCCTCGCGAGCTTGACGAGCACCATCGCCATGACGCAGACCAGGACCACCCAGCCCGTGGCCGCGATCAGCCCGGCGACCTCTCCAGCGGTAAGCATCCGCTCATCTCCCTCGTACGCTGGGCCGGAACGGCAAGACCCTATCGCGTTCGAGTGACAACGTTAGTGGCGTATGCGGCCTTGATCAGGCTGCCACGTCGGCCCCTGGCACTTCCGTGACCGCGCGCATGAGCCCTCGTGCCGCCCTGATCTCGGGCGCCACCAGCCGTTCCGGCAGCGCCATGGCCGCCGTGCGCAGCGCCTTGAGCGCCGCGTCCGCCGCGTACCCGGCCGCCCGATGGCCGCGGCAGCCGTACAGCTGCCTGGCCCACGCGGGCAGCGTCGCGAACGCCAGCGCGCCCACGGCGGGCAGCGAGCCGAGCGCGAGCGGCGGCGCGATGAACGCCAGCCGGAGCGAGAGCTGCGGGCTGAGGCTGCGGCGCAGCGCGTCGCGCGCCTCCTCGGTGGCCGACAGGTAGGGGCGCATGCCGGCGAAGTAGTCGTCCAGCTCCCCCGTGTCGCGCGGGACGTCCCCGAGGCCCACGAGGCGGGCGCTGCGACACTGCTCGGCCACGTACGCGTCGCGCTCGGCCGCGCTGAGCGGCACGCCGGAGCGCCTGGCCACCTCCAGGTAGGAGGAGACCTCCACGCAGTGCACCCAGCGCAGATTCTCCTCCTCGTTGACCCGGAACAGCGTGCCGGTGTCGGTGTCGAGGCCGATGAGGCGGGCGTGCACCCGCCGGGCACGCTCGGCCGCGTGCTCGGCCTGCTCCCGGGTGCCGAACGTGCGCACCGCGAGGTAGTCGCGCTGGCGCCGGAGTCGGGCGCGGGCCACCTCGGGGTCGTCGAGGAGGCAGTTCTGGGCGATGCCGCGGATCGTGCGGGGGTGCAGGGACTGGAGCTGGAAGGCGCGTACGGCGGCCGGCCAGCCGGGCGTCTCGACGTGCACGCGCCAGGTGATCGACTGTGGGCCGAAAAGGCCGCCGCCGGGGGTAACCGTTGCCTTCACATGGTGGTGATTCCCCGCGATCGCCTACTTAGTACGACTTTGCACGATTCGACGGCGAAGCAGACGCAGGCCCAGATCACGGCAGGCGGGCGTAGGCACGCACCGGGACTCGGCCGACGCCCAGCACGCGCGGCGGCGCGGCCGTGAACAGCGCGCCGGTCGGCGGGAGCTGCTCCAGGCCGGTCAGCCGCTCGACGACGGGCACGCCGCCGGCGAGCAGCGCCTGCCGTGCGGGGCGCGCCTCGTGGGCGCAGTCGTCGAGGCCGTCGGCGTCGGTGCCGACCAGCACCGCCCCGTGCTCGACGAGCCAGGTGGCCGCCTCCGGGGCCAGGCAGTGGCCCTCGCGTACGCCGGTGTGCAGCAGCACGGCGTGGCCGCGTACGTCGAAGGGGGCCAGCGAGCCGACCCCGACGGGGGTGCGCCGCGCGCCCGTCACCCGCACGACCACGGCGGGCAGGTCCACCGAGCGGGACAGCTCCACGGCGCCCAGGTCGCCGGCGGGGGCCTCCAGGTAGGTGCCGCCCTCCTTGGGCGGGTGGCTGAGCTCGGCCAGCCGCCCCCGGCCGCCGCCGGCCGCGGGCGGGCCGCTGCGGCGCGGGTCGGACGGGCCGCCTCTGGTGCCCTTGTGCGCCTCGGGGAAGACGCGCACGCCGGCCAGCTCGACGGTGTCGGTCATGAGCAGGCCGAGCGAGGCCACGAACAGCTCGGCGATGTCGGCTTCGGAGGCGTCGGGGCCGGGCAGGTCCACCCGGAAGCCGTGCACGGTCAGGTCGCCGCCGTTGCTGAAGGCGATGCGGGCGTCGAAGCAGGCGCGGTACTCGGTCATCTCGCGATCAACCTATCGCGGGTCAGGGCTTGCGGAGGAAGTCGCGGATCTTCGCCCAGCGCTCGGCCACCGGCCCTTCGGCCCCGTGCCGGGTGGGCTCGTAGTAGCGCCGCTCGCGCACCTGCTCGGGCGCGTAGTCCTGGCGCACCAGCCCGTGCTCGTAGTCGTGCGGGTACTTGTAGCCGTCGCCGTGCCCGAGCTTGGCGGCACCGGAGTAGTGGGCGTCGCGCAGGTGGCCGGGCACCTGCCCGATCAGGCCCTTGCGGACGTCGCCGATGGCCGCGCCGATGGCCTTGACCACGGCGTTGGACTTGGGGGCCATGGCGCAGTGGATCACGGCGTGCGCGAGGTTGATCTGCCCCTCGGGCAGCCCGATGAGCTGCACCGCCTGCGCCGCCGCCACGGCCGTCTGCAGGCAGGTCGGGTCGGCCATGCCGACGTCCTCGGAGGCGAAGATGACGATGCGGCGGGCGATGAAGCGCGGGTCCTCGCCGGCCTCGATCATGCGGGCCAGGTAGTGCAGCGCGGCGTCGGCGTCGGAGCCGCGCATCGACTTGATGAACGCGCTGATCACGTCGTAGTGCTGGTCGCCCTGCCGGTCGTAGCGGACGGCCGCCTTGTCGACGGCCTTCTCCACCACCTCGACCGTGATGTCGTCGGCCAGCAGCGCCGCCGCCTCCAGGTAGGTCAGCGACCGGCGCGCGTCGCCGCCCGCCAGGCGCACCAGGTGCTCCAGCGCCTCGGGGGCGAGGGTGGCCCGGCCGGCCAGGCCGCGCGGGTCGGCCACGGCACGCCGCAGGACGGCGCGCACGTCGTCGTCGGTCAGGGACTCCAGCGTGAGCAGCAGCGAGCGCGACAGCAGCGGCGAGATGACCGAGAAGAACGGGTTTTCCGTGGTGGCGCCGATGAAGGTGACCCAGCGGTTCTCCACGGCGGGCAGCAGGGCGTCCTGCTGGGCCTTGTTGAAGCGGTGCACCTCGTCGACGAACAGCACCGTCTGCCGCCCCGTCATGCCGAGCTCGCGGCGCGCGTTGTCGATGGCGGCGCGCACGTCCTTGACGCCCGCGGACACGGCGGAGATCTCCACGAAGCGGCGCTTGGTGACATTGGAGACGACGTAGGCCAGCGTGGTCTTGCCGGTGCCGGGCGGGCCCCAGAGGAACAGCGACATGGGAGCCTCGCTCTCGACCAGGCGCCGCAGCGGGGTGCCGGAGCCCAGCAGGTGCCGCTGGCCGATCACCTCGTCGAGCGTGCGCGGGCGCATGCGCACCGCGAGGGGCTGCGGGGTGGCCTCCTCAGCCGCCGAGTCGAACAGGCTATCCACAACGCGAGATTACACGGTGCGGCGCGCCCGACGGTCCGCGTCAGGACCACACGGCTCTGGCCCCCGAGTCGCCGGCCTGGAAGACGTAGTAGCCGCAGACCGCCGCCAGCACCACCGTCAGCGCGGACAGGATCACGGTGACGGTGCTGCCGAAGCGGTCGCGGCCGACGGAGTCGCGGGCGGGGCGGGTGGCGTAGACCAGCAGCAGGGCGACGGCGCCGAGCCCGAGCACCGACATCAGCAGCGGGGTGGCGAAGCTCTCGTGCGCCGAGATGCGGGCGGCCATCTCGCCCTCCGCCGTGCTGAAGCGGGCCGCCTTGAGGCTCTCCCCGCTCTGCCTGGCCGCGAAGACCGCCGCCGGCGCGGCCAGACTGAGCAGCACCACGGCCCAGGCGAGGTTCGCGCGCCGGCGCGGCAGCAGCGCGTGCGCGATCGCGACCAGCACGAGCAGCGGGGTCAGCACCACGGCGAAGTGAATGATCAGGGGGTGGGCCGGCAGGCCCATGATCTCGTCGAACATGGAACGCCTCCTCAGTGCTCATTTCAACTACGTTTGCCGACACCATAAGGTTCGCTACCACAACAGTCGCAGTCTGCGGCTTTCGCCACTTACGTCCGTCACATATCGGAGGCCGGTAGCATGCGCGGAGTTGTTTGGTCATGCCTTGGCAAAGACGAGAGGACATAGCGGTGAGCGGCGACGACCGCCAGAACGAAGAGGACCGCCAGAAAGAGCTGGCGCGGGAGCATAAGGAACGGCAGGCGAAGCGCGCCGCCGAGCAGAGCGCCAAGTCGAGGCGGAACACGTTCATCGGCGCGGCTGTGGCCGTCGTCGTGGTCGCGGGCGGCATCTTCGCGGCGACCACCCTGGTCAACAACGACTCCGGGGAGGCGGCGGCGCAGAGCAGCGCCTCGCCCAGCGCCTCGGCGTCGCCGTCGGCATCGGCGTCCATCCCCGTGCCGTCCACGAGCCCATCGAAGGCCGCCCCCGTGAGCTGCACCTACAAGCGGGAAACCTCGGTGCCGAACAAGTTCGTGGGCCTGCCGGGCAAGAAGCCGAACATGAAGCTGAAGAAGATGACGATCGAGCTGAACCGCGGCACGGTCGTCGTCGACCTCATGACGGACATGGCGCCCTGCACGGTCAACTCGCTGAACTTCCTGGCGAAGAAGAAGTTCTACGACAACATGAAGTGCCACCGCCTGGTCACGCCCGACGTGTCCGGCGTGCACATGCTGCAGTGCGGCGACCCGCTGGCCAAGGCCGACGGCAAGAACCCGACGGACGGCCAGGGCACGGCCGGGTACGTCTACGCCGACGAGAACTTCGAGATCCCGCTCGGCAAGGGCGTGGTGTTCATGACGCAGCCGGGTGACGCGGCGGGCCAGAACAACAGCCAGTTCGCGATCTCGCTGTCGGACGAGAACGTGCAGATCGGCGACGGCTACTCGGTCGTCGGCATGGTCAGCGAGGGCATGGACATGCTCGTCGGCCTGGCCTCCAGCGGCAAGGACCTGATCGTCAACGAGGCCGACATCACGGGCGACGGCGGCACCACCGTGCCGAAGAACCCGGTGATCATCAAGCGGATCACGTTCTCCTGACGCGACGCGCACACAGGAAGGGCCGGGGCGAGGCGCCCCGGCCCTTCGTCATGACCGCTAGACCTCGGACTTGGGCTTGGCGTCCACGCCCGCTTCCTTGCGCTGGTCGGCCGTGATCGGCGTCGGCGCGCCCGTGAGCGGGTCGAAGCCGGAGGCCGTCTTCGGGAACGCGATCACGTCGCGGATCGAGTCACCGCCGGACAGCAGCATGCAGATCCGGTCCCAGCCGTAGGCGATGCCGCCGTGCGGCGGCGGGCCGTACTTGAACGCCTCCAGCAGGAAGCCGAACTTGCTCTCCGCCTCCTCCTTGGAGATGCCGAGCACGTCGAACACGCGCTGCTGCATCTCGGCCCGGTGGATACGGATGGAGCCGCCGCCGATCTCCATGCCGTTGCAGACCATGTCGTAGGCGTAGGCCAGAGCCTCGCCCGGGTGGTCCTGGAAGTTGTCGGCCCACTCCGGCTTCGGGCCGGTGAACGGGTGGTGCACGGCCGTCCAGCCGCCTTCGCCGTCCTCCTCGAACATGGGGGCGTCGACGACCCACAGGAACGACCACTGCGACTCGTCGATGAGGCCGCAGCGCCGCCCGATCTCCAGACGGGCCGCGCCCAGCAGGTCGCGGGAGGCGCTCCTGGCGCCGGCGGCGAAGAAGATCGCGTCGCCCGGCTGCGCGCCCACCTTGGCGGCCAGGCCGGACAGCTCCTCCTCCGACAGGTTCTTGGCGACCGGGCCGCCGAGCGTGCCGTCCTCCTGGACCAGGACGTACGCCAGGCCCTTGGCGCCGCGCGAGCGCGCCCACTCCTGCCAGCCGTCGAGCTCCTTGCGGGTCTGCGAGGCCCCGCCCGGCATGACGACGGCGCCCACGTAGTCGGCCTGGAAGACACGGAAGGTGGTGCCGGCGAAGTACTCCGTCATCTCGACCAGCTCCTGGCCGAAGCGCAGGTCCGGCTTGTCGGAGCCGTAGCGGGCCATGGCGTCGGCGTAGGTCATGCGCGGCAGCGGGGTCGGCAGCTCGTAGCCCACGATCTCCCGCCACAGCCGGCCGATCAGCTTCTCGCCGACCTCGATGACGTCCTCCTGGTCCACGAAGGACATCTCGACGTCGATCTGCGTGAACTCCGGCTGCCGGTCGGCCCGCAGGTCCTCGTCGCGGTAGCACTTGGCGAGCTGGTAGTAGCGCTCCAGGCCGGCCACCTGGAGGAGCTGCTTGAACAGCTGGGGCGACTGCGGCAGCGCGTACCAGTTGCCGGGCTGCAGGCGCACCGGCACCAGGAAGTCACGCGCGCCCTCGGGCGTGGAGCGGGTCAGCGTCGGCGTCTCGACGTAGACGAAGCCCAGCTCGTGCATCACCTCGTTGGCCAGGTAGGTGGCCTTGGAGCGGGTGCGCATCGCGCCGGCGACCTGCTGGCG
The nucleotide sequence above comes from Nonomuraea gerenzanensis. Encoded proteins:
- the alaS gene encoding alanine--tRNA ligase gives rise to the protein MESAEIARRFLRFFEERGHKVVPSASLIAEDPTLLLVNAGMAPFKPYFLGQRKPPAPRLATAQKCVRTPDIDEVGKTTRHATFFQMLGNFSIGDYFKAEVIPFAWDLLTKSESDGGFGFPEDKLWATVYLEDDEAFEIWRDKVGLPESRIQRRGLEDNYWHMGVPGPGGPCSEIYYDRGPEYGKEGGPVADEDRYLEVWNLVFMQYQLSAVRSKVDFDVAGELPSRNIDTGMGLERMAAILQGVDNIYEIDTTYKILDRAADLTKTRYGRDHRSDVSLRVIADHVRTGTMLVADGVLPSNEGRGYVLRRILRRSIRNLRLLGSGDERYMHELTDVAINVMGEQYPELKTDAPQIHSVIDAEEASFLGTLRTGTAIFDVAVEETKRKSGSTISGDQAFQLHDTYGFPIDLTLEMAAEHGLQVDEEGFRRLMKEQRQRAKADAKAKKTGNADISVFGQLLETAGRVEFLGYDQTEADTSVVGILVDGVPVPAAGAGTTVEVVLQRTPFYAEGGGQLADQGVIRTSGAEVEVVDVQSPLAGLVVHRGKIRSGELKVGDEAQAEIDLERRRAISRSHSATHLVHRGFKNALGETAAQAGSENSPGRFRFDFTSAGAVPPSVLRDVEDEVNAVLVNDLKVNAFYTSQAEARAMGALAMFGEKYGDEVRVVEIGDYSRELCGGTHVHSSGQLGLVKVLGEQSVGAGVRRVEALVGIDAFRFLARESVLVAQLTEQLKARREELPERIDGIVTRLRTAEKELEKLRSAQVLQAAGELVSQASDVRGVSVVTHRAPDGTGADDLRKLALDVRGRFPADRPAVVVIAGAPSDRPVVVATVNEAGRERGLKAGQLVGVAAKALGGGGGGKDDVAQGGGTRPEAIGDALRLVEEAISGQLG
- a CDS encoding DUF948 domain-containing protein translates to MLTAGEVAGLIAATGWVVLVCVMAMVLVKLARLLTETSKAVSDLNNRLAPLLDDLSVTVNETNRQLVAVEAIAKDVKQVSGHAAKLSAVTQTIFTGPLVKVSALGYGVRRAIEARRVSRPRARVRRREQGRVR
- a CDS encoding oxygenase MpaB family protein, translated to MHVETPGWPAAVRAFQLQSLHPRTIRGIAQNCLLDDPEVARARLRRQRDYLAVRTFGTREQAEHAAERARRVHARLIGLDTDTGTLFRVNEEENLRWVHCVEVSSYLEVARRSGVPLSAAERDAYVAEQCRSARLVGLGDVPRDTGELDDYFAGMRPYLSATEEARDALRRSLSPQLSLRLAFIAPPLALGSLPAVGALAFATLPAWARQLYGCRGHRAAGYAADAALKALRTAAMALPERLVAPEIRAARGLMRAVTEVPGADVAA
- a CDS encoding cyclase family protein — its product is MTEYRACFDARIAFSNGGDLTVHGFRVDLPGPDASEADIAELFVASLGLLMTDTVELAGVRVFPEAHKGTRGGPSDPRRSGPPAAGGGRGRLAELSHPPKEGGTYLEAPAGDLGAVELSRSVDLPAVVVRVTGARRTPVGVGSLAPFDVRGHAVLLHTGVREGHCLAPEAATWLVEHGAVLVGTDADGLDDCAHEARPARQALLAGGVPVVERLTGLEQLPPTGALFTAAPPRVLGVGRVPVRAYARLP
- a CDS encoding replication-associated recombination protein A yields the protein MRPRTLDEVIGQRHLLGSGTPLRRLVESEAPMSLFLWGPPGTGKTTLAYVVSNVTKRRFVEISAVSAGVKDVRAAIDNARRELGMTGRQTVLFVDEVHRFNKAQQDALLPAVENRWVTFIGATTENPFFSVISPLLSRSLLLTLESLTDDDVRAVLRRAVADPRGLAGRATLAPEALEHLVRLAGGDARRSLTYLEAAALLADDITVEVVEKAVDKAAVRYDRQGDQHYDVISAFIKSMRGSDADAALHYLARMIEAGEDPRFIARRIVIFASEDVGMADPTCLQTAVAAAQAVQLIGLPEGQINLAHAVIHCAMAPKSNAVVKAIGAAIGDVRKGLIGQVPGHLRDAHYSGAAKLGHGDGYKYPHDYEHGLVRQDYAPEQVRERRYYEPTRHGAEGPVAERWAKIRDFLRKP
- a CDS encoding DUF2231 domain-containing protein; the encoded protein is MFDEIMGLPAHPLIIHFAVVLTPLLVLVAIAHALLPRRRANLAWAVVLLSLAAPAAVFAARQSGESLKAARFSTAEGEMAARISAHESFATPLLMSVLGLGAVALLLVYATRPARDSVGRDRFGSTVTVILSALTVVLAAVCGYYVFQAGDSGARAVWS
- a CDS encoding peptidylprolyl isomerase, whose product is MSGDDRQNEEDRQKELAREHKERQAKRAAEQSAKSRRNTFIGAAVAVVVVAGGIFAATTLVNNDSGEAAAQSSASPSASASPSASASIPVPSTSPSKAAPVSCTYKRETSVPNKFVGLPGKKPNMKLKKMTIELNRGTVVVDLMTDMAPCTVNSLNFLAKKKFYDNMKCHRLVTPDVSGVHMLQCGDPLAKADGKNPTDGQGTAGYVYADENFEIPLGKGVVFMTQPGDAAGQNNSQFAISLSDENVQIGDGYSVVGMVSEGMDMLVGLASSGKDLIVNEADITGDGGTTVPKNPVIIKRITFS
- the aspS gene encoding aspartate--tRNA ligase, giving the protein MIRTHTAGSLREEHAGQQVTLAGWVARRRDHGGVVFIDLRDASGSAQVVFREEDHAHDLRAEYCVQVTGQVRVRPEGNENPELPTGAIEVVAERVEVLSESAPLPFPIEGNVGVSEEARLKYRYLDIRRQQVAGAMRTRSKATYLANEVMHELGFVYVETPTLTRSTPEGARDFLVPVRLQPGNWYALPQSPQLFKQLLQVAGLERYYQLAKCYRDEDLRADRQPEFTQIDVEMSFVDQEDVIEVGEKLIGRLWREIVGYELPTPLPRMTYADAMARYGSDKPDLRFGQELVEMTEYFAGTTFRVFQADYVGAVVMPGGASQTRKELDGWQEWARSRGAKGLAYVLVQEDGTLGGPVAKNLSEEELSGLAAKVGAQPGDAIFFAAGARSASRDLLGAARLEIGRRCGLIDESQWSFLWVVDAPMFEEDGEGGWTAVHHPFTGPKPEWADNFQDHPGEALAYAYDMVCNGMEIGGGSIRIHRAEMQQRVFDVLGISKEEAESKFGFLLEAFKYGPPPHGGIAYGWDRICMLLSGGDSIRDVIAFPKTASGFDPLTGAPTPITADQRKEAGVDAKPKSEV